The following proteins are co-located in the Motilibacter rhizosphaerae genome:
- a CDS encoding LamG-like jellyroll fold domain-containing protein: MLLDRRRPTARSRTLVTAALTGMVGALVAVTAPVPASADTLVHGLKGDYYRSSGPGVGDFAELRTTQIDPSLEFPNLEGVLQAATGQDDRDSVRWTGRVDVPATDAYTFSIIGDNGFRLWVDGTLVIDHWVDDWDNRQTSAPVQLTAGLHDIRVDYFEDFGGSNLHVSWSTPTSPLAPIPATAYYLPADYTPPVSGDATVATNGSAVTLAVDHPFVQPLPTGLTDHLHVMVDDVAYPVTSIAVDPAAAGNLVITLGAQVQKGATVRVTYDGNGGLATSEKSLPAFSLPGINSSTYTLDTPWAKDVSPTNALPDYPRPQLARVKWENLNGTWQFEEATEGQAAPLGQQLDGSILVPYPVESKLSGVQKHVDRMFYRRTFTVPADWKIGSGQRLVLNFGAVDYQATVWVNGTQVTSHTGGYDKFSADITDAVTGTGPQEIVVGVVDTTDSSNQPVGKQTNNPGGIFYTPASGIWQTVWLEPVAAAHIDSLGITSDVPGSAFVVTPRTTGASADATVTVVASAKGKEVARVTGPASSALRVPIADAHLWSPSDPYLYDLSVTLHDGDSTDAVTSYQGLRSIGLKVIDGKQRIVLNGKPTFLLSTLDQGYWPDGIYTAPTDEALAFDLVQHKEMGFNTVRKHIKVEPDRWYYWADRLGLLVWQDMPATFDLSTGAKRASFESQLDQIVTEHDSDTSVIGWIPFNEGWGEYSKQFTGEVADHVKALDPTRLVDAHSGVNCCNSHGDSGHGDVIDWHQYNGPAFPAPDANRAAVDGEHGGFGLVIPGHTWPGGSLSNYGADLKTTADLTRAYVANQTPLIAAASCGLSGSVYTQITDVETELNGLWTYDRRVEKVDPAAVRDINQRIIAAGESTGQVQLPPGKPGLVGVGDWQLDEGSGTVTEDTSGGAHDGTLVGGPTWTAGKTGSALHFDGHSQYVDTGAEILDTSGNYTVSAWAKLDSTNGFATVVSQDGASRSDFFLQYSGADHRWAFSTPDVRALASDVGEPKVGQWYHLTGVRDVRAGQLRIYVDGALAGTASTCGGVDDGGNLVIGRAKWDGNPVDFFPGTIDSVHAYDRVLSDAEIASLAAQEPTTTTPSDVTAAVDELKRSGDLLSSEAGVLRPLSTGAESARAAHDYATMRTRLQALRTEVDTARTSKLGDAARDRLSGLLDAQLPARTGVQGLQRLVGDLSRQDAVFQSGSAGLLDQLAAARAAEVAGDPATVKARLQEFRAAVATSRKVSASARATLLARTDAVLATL, translated from the coding sequence ATGCTGCTCGATCGACGACGACCGACAGCCCGTTCCCGGACGCTCGTGACCGCCGCGCTCACCGGGATGGTGGGGGCGCTGGTCGCCGTCACCGCCCCGGTTCCCGCGTCGGCGGACACGCTCGTGCACGGGCTCAAGGGCGACTACTACCGCTCCAGCGGACCGGGGGTCGGCGACTTCGCCGAGCTGCGGACGACGCAGATCGACCCGAGCCTGGAGTTCCCCAACCTCGAGGGCGTCCTGCAGGCCGCGACCGGCCAGGACGACCGGGACTCCGTGCGCTGGACCGGGCGGGTCGACGTGCCGGCCACCGACGCGTACACCTTCTCGATCATCGGCGACAACGGGTTCCGTCTGTGGGTCGACGGCACCCTCGTCATCGACCACTGGGTCGACGACTGGGACAACCGGCAGACCAGTGCCCCGGTGCAGCTGACGGCGGGTCTCCACGACATCCGCGTCGACTACTTCGAGGACTTCGGCGGGTCGAACCTGCACGTCTCCTGGTCGACGCCGACGAGCCCGCTGGCTCCGATCCCGGCCACGGCGTACTACCTCCCGGCCGACTACACCCCGCCCGTGTCGGGGGATGCGACGGTGGCGACGAACGGCTCCGCCGTGACCCTCGCCGTCGACCACCCCTTCGTGCAGCCGCTCCCGACGGGCCTGACCGACCACCTGCACGTGATGGTCGACGACGTCGCGTACCCGGTCACGAGCATCGCCGTGGACCCGGCGGCCGCCGGGAACCTCGTCATCACGCTCGGTGCGCAGGTGCAGAAGGGCGCGACCGTCCGCGTGACCTACGACGGGAACGGCGGGCTCGCGACGTCGGAGAAGTCGCTGCCCGCGTTCTCCCTGCCGGGCATCAACTCCTCGACCTACACGCTCGACACGCCGTGGGCGAAGGACGTCAGCCCGACCAACGCGCTGCCGGACTACCCGCGCCCGCAGCTCGCCCGCGTGAAGTGGGAGAACCTCAACGGCACGTGGCAGTTCGAGGAGGCCACCGAGGGCCAGGCGGCCCCGCTCGGCCAGCAGCTCGACGGCAGCATCCTCGTGCCGTACCCCGTCGAGTCGAAGCTCTCGGGCGTGCAGAAGCACGTCGACCGCATGTTCTACCGGCGCACCTTCACCGTCCCCGCCGACTGGAAGATCGGCAGTGGCCAGCGCCTCGTGCTGAACTTCGGCGCCGTCGACTACCAGGCGACCGTCTGGGTCAACGGCACGCAGGTGACGAGCCACACCGGCGGCTACGACAAGTTCAGCGCCGACATCACCGACGCGGTCACCGGTACGGGCCCGCAGGAGATCGTCGTCGGCGTCGTCGACACCACGGACTCGAGCAACCAGCCCGTGGGCAAGCAGACCAACAACCCTGGCGGCATCTTCTACACGCCGGCCTCGGGGATCTGGCAGACGGTCTGGCTCGAGCCGGTCGCCGCCGCCCACATCGACTCGCTGGGCATCACCTCCGACGTGCCGGGCTCGGCCTTCGTCGTCACGCCGCGCACCACGGGCGCCTCGGCGGACGCGACCGTCACGGTCGTCGCCTCGGCCAAGGGGAAGGAGGTCGCCCGGGTGACGGGCCCCGCCTCGTCCGCGCTGCGGGTGCCGATCGCCGACGCCCACCTGTGGTCACCGTCGGACCCGTACCTCTACGACCTCTCGGTGACGCTGCACGACGGCGACTCCACGGATGCCGTCACGAGCTACCAGGGCCTGCGCTCGATCGGGCTGAAGGTGATCGACGGCAAGCAGCGCATCGTGCTCAACGGCAAGCCGACCTTCCTGCTCTCGACGCTCGACCAGGGCTACTGGCCGGACGGCATCTACACCGCGCCGACCGACGAGGCGCTCGCCTTCGACCTGGTGCAGCACAAGGAGATGGGCTTCAACACCGTGCGCAAGCACATCAAGGTGGAGCCCGACCGCTGGTACTACTGGGCAGACCGGCTCGGACTGCTGGTCTGGCAGGACATGCCGGCGACCTTCGACCTCTCGACCGGCGCCAAGCGCGCGAGCTTCGAGAGCCAGCTCGACCAGATCGTCACCGAGCACGACAGCGACACCTCGGTCATCGGCTGGATCCCCTTCAACGAGGGCTGGGGCGAGTACTCCAAGCAGTTCACCGGTGAGGTCGCCGACCACGTCAAGGCCCTCGACCCGACCCGGCTCGTCGACGCGCACAGCGGCGTCAACTGCTGCAACTCGCACGGCGACTCCGGGCACGGCGACGTCATCGACTGGCACCAGTACAACGGGCCGGCCTTCCCGGCTCCTGACGCGAACCGCGCCGCCGTCGACGGCGAGCACGGCGGCTTCGGCCTCGTCATCCCCGGGCACACGTGGCCGGGCGGCTCGCTGAGCAACTACGGCGCCGACCTCAAGACGACGGCCGACCTCACCAGGGCGTACGTCGCCAACCAGACGCCGCTCATCGCGGCGGCGAGCTGCGGGCTCTCGGGCTCGGTCTACACGCAGATCACCGACGTGGAGACGGAGCTCAACGGTCTGTGGACCTACGACCGCCGCGTCGAGAAGGTCGACCCGGCCGCGGTGCGCGACATCAACCAGCGCATCATCGCCGCCGGCGAGAGCACCGGCCAGGTGCAGCTCCCGCCGGGCAAGCCCGGTCTCGTGGGCGTCGGTGACTGGCAGCTCGACGAGGGCAGCGGCACCGTCACCGAGGACACGAGCGGCGGGGCGCACGACGGCACGCTCGTGGGCGGACCGACGTGGACGGCGGGCAAGACCGGCAGTGCGCTGCACTTCGACGGGCACAGCCAGTACGTCGACACGGGCGCGGAGATCCTCGACACCAGCGGGAACTACACCGTGTCCGCGTGGGCGAAGCTCGACAGCACCAACGGGTTCGCCACGGTGGTGAGCCAGGACGGCGCCTCCCGCAGCGACTTCTTCCTGCAGTACAGCGGCGCCGACCACCGGTGGGCGTTCAGCACCCCCGACGTACGCGCGCTGGCGTCGGACGTCGGGGAGCCGAAGGTGGGCCAGTGGTACCACCTCACCGGTGTCCGCGACGTGCGCGCCGGGCAGCTGCGGATCTACGTCGACGGCGCGCTCGCCGGCACGGCGTCGACCTGCGGCGGCGTGGACGACGGCGGGAACCTCGTCATCGGCCGGGCGAAGTGGGACGGGAACCCCGTCGACTTCTTCCCGGGCACGATCGACTCGGTCCACGCGTACGACCGCGTGCTGAGCGACGCCGAGATCGCGTCGCTGGCCGCGCAGGAGCCGACCACGACGACGCCGAGCGACGTCACGGCGGCGGTCGACGAGCTGAAGCGCTCGGGCGACCTGCTCTCGAGCGAGGCGGGCGTGCTCCGGCCGCTCTCGACCGGGGCGGAGTCCGCGCGGGCCGCGCACGACTACGCGACGATGCGGACCCGGCTGCAGGCGCTGCGCACGGAGGTGGACACGGCACGCACCTCGAAGCTCGGGGACGCCGCCCGCGACCGGCTCAGCGGGCTGCTCGACGCGCAGCTCCCGGCGCGTACGGGCGTGCAGGGGCTGCAGCGGCTCGTCGGTGACCTCAGCCGGCAGGACGCGGTCTTCCAGTCCGGCTCGGCCGGGCTGCTCGACCAGCTGGCGGCCGCGCGGGCGGCGGAGGTGGCCGGTGACCCGGCGACCGTCAAGGCCCGGCTGCAGGAGTTCCGCGCCGCGGTGGCCACCAGCCGGAAGGTGAGCGCCTCGGCCCGGGCGACGCTGCTGGCCCGCACGGATGCGGTGCTGGCGACGCTGTAG
- a CDS encoding ABC transporter permease yields the protein MSTVDTPVTAGGPDARLPEGDPGEGLSRGERLAALAQQRGSLVVLLLTVLVASLVFDTFGSVDNLRDICLQSSFLAVVALGMSFVILTGGIDLSVGSVYALGGVVAAWASSHGTVAALVAPVVVCGAVGLLNGLLIVRAGMAPFIVTLTTLLFARGLLLSVTTEGSVTRVVPSGSAFATMGQGSALGIGYPVWIAVGLYALGVLVLQRTGFGQTVLAIGSNEDAARLMGLPVGSVLLRVYVMSGVLAGFGGALAAAQASSGVTTTGVGLELSAISAVVIGGTLLTGGAGTTGGTLAGVLLLGVIANIINQIGFSNSNWQSVVNGGFLVLVVVIQTFLARRQRL from the coding sequence ATGAGCACGGTGGACACTCCCGTGACCGCAGGCGGTCCCGACGCCCGGCTCCCCGAGGGCGACCCGGGTGAGGGGCTCTCGCGCGGGGAGCGGCTCGCGGCACTGGCGCAGCAGCGCGGCTCGCTCGTCGTGCTGCTGCTGACGGTGCTCGTCGCCTCGCTGGTCTTCGACACCTTCGGCAGCGTGGACAACCTGCGCGACATCTGCTTGCAGAGCTCATTCCTCGCGGTCGTCGCACTGGGCATGTCGTTCGTCATCCTCACCGGTGGCATCGACCTGTCGGTCGGCTCGGTCTACGCGCTCGGCGGCGTCGTCGCGGCCTGGGCGTCGTCGCACGGGACCGTGGCCGCACTGGTCGCCCCGGTCGTCGTCTGCGGTGCGGTCGGGCTGCTCAACGGCCTGCTCATCGTCCGCGCCGGGATGGCGCCGTTCATCGTCACGCTGACCACCCTGCTGTTCGCCCGGGGGCTCCTGCTCTCGGTCACCACCGAGGGCAGCGTCACCCGCGTCGTCCCCTCCGGCTCGGCCTTCGCGACGATGGGGCAGGGGTCGGCGCTGGGGATCGGCTACCCCGTCTGGATCGCCGTCGGTCTGTACGCCCTCGGCGTGCTGGTCCTGCAGCGCACGGGCTTCGGGCAGACCGTGCTCGCCATCGGCAGCAACGAGGACGCGGCGCGGCTCATGGGCCTGCCGGTCGGCTCGGTGCTCCTGCGGGTCTACGTGATGTCCGGCGTCCTCGCCGGCTTCGGCGGGGCGCTGGCGGCGGCGCAGGCGTCCTCGGGCGTGACCACGACGGGGGTGGGGCTCGAGCTCAGCGCGATCTCCGCCGTCGTCATCGGGGGGACGCTGCTGACCGGGGGCGCCGGCACCACGGGCGGCACGCTCGCCGGCGTGCTGCTGCTCGGCGTCATCGCCAACATCATCAACCAGATCGGCTTCAGCAACTCCAACTGGCAGTCGGTCGTCAACGGCGGCTTCCTCGTGCTCGTCGTCGTCATCCAGACGTTCCTGGCGCGCCGGCAGCGGCTCTAG
- a CDS encoding ABC transporter permease: MASSSFAPRLGSSALRLRPGWMQDNGVYAALVVLLLANAAFTDRFVTVSNLRTQLIQVVPVVIVALGMALVIGTEGIDLSVGSVMALASALLPQYLGYGWPVALVVCILGGVAVGLVNGWLVASIGLQPIVATLASLIAVRGLANIVLDNQADIHDRTLLDLGSGSVLGIPYTVLVAAVLALVVAFLVRRTLVGRRIVSIGGNRAASELAGLPVKRTLLLVYVISGSLAAVAGVLATARLTASTPNTLGNLVELSAITAVVVGGTPLSGGKVKILGTVAGALLMQLIRSTLIAHDLKDSAAQMVQAAIIIVAVYSQRRRGAR; the protein is encoded by the coding sequence GTGGCGAGTAGCAGCTTCGCCCCGCGGCTCGGGAGCTCGGCCCTGCGGCTGCGCCCGGGCTGGATGCAGGACAACGGCGTCTACGCCGCGCTGGTCGTGCTCCTGCTGGCCAATGCGGCGTTCACCGACCGCTTCGTGACGGTCTCGAACCTGCGCACCCAGCTCATCCAGGTGGTCCCGGTCGTCATCGTGGCGCTGGGCATGGCGCTCGTCATCGGCACCGAGGGCATCGACCTCTCGGTCGGGTCGGTGATGGCGCTCGCCTCCGCGCTGCTGCCGCAGTACCTCGGCTACGGCTGGCCCGTCGCGCTCGTCGTGTGCATCCTCGGCGGCGTGGCCGTGGGGCTGGTCAACGGCTGGCTGGTGGCCTCGATCGGCCTGCAGCCCATCGTCGCGACGCTCGCCTCGCTCATCGCCGTCCGCGGTCTGGCCAACATCGTGCTCGACAACCAGGCCGACATCCACGACCGGACGCTGCTCGACCTGGGGTCCGGCTCGGTGCTGGGGATCCCGTACACCGTCCTCGTCGCGGCCGTCCTCGCGCTCGTGGTGGCGTTCCTCGTCCGGCGTACCCTCGTCGGCCGCCGGATCGTCTCGATCGGCGGCAACCGCGCGGCCAGCGAGCTGGCGGGCCTCCCCGTGAAGCGCACGCTGCTCCTGGTCTACGTCATCTCGGGGTCGCTCGCCGCCGTGGCCGGGGTCCTCGCGACCGCCCGGCTCACGGCCAGCACGCCCAACACCCTGGGCAACCTCGTCGAGCTCAGCGCCATCACCGCCGTGGTCGTCGGGGGTACGCCGCTGTCCGGCGGCAAGGTGAAGATCCTCGGCACCGTGGCGGGCGCGCTGCTCATGCAGCTGATCCGCTCGACCCTAATCGCCCACGACCTCAAGGACTCCGCGGCGCAGATGGTCCAGGCGGCCATCATCATCGTCGCGGTCTACTCCCAGCGCCGGCGAGGAGCGCGATGA
- a CDS encoding sugar ABC transporter ATP-binding protein — translation MDESRTAPAAGPPALEVVGVTKRFPGVLALDDVSFALHPGEVHALVGENGAGKSTLIKVLTGVYQPDAGELRHDGQPVRFAGPAAAQAAGISTIYQEVNLISLQSVARNVFLGREPRRFGLIDFARMERDAQRVLADYGVRVDVRRPLRSLGLGMQQMVALARAVSTDARVVVMDEPTSSLEPREVETLFSVIQLLNERGVAVLYVSHKMDELYRICRQVTVMRDGRIVHTGELAGLPRLELVSLMLGRDASTLRNGRTELGGGHARPGRPVLSVRGLRSRHALHGVSFDVAPGEVVGLGGLLGAGRSETAKAVFGALPLDSGEVQVGEKPLRRHTTGAALDAGVALLSEDRKVEGIIPNLSVRENIVLAALPQLSTFGLVSRAKQDRIVETFMQRLRIKASSPDQLVSQLSGGNQQKVLLARWLCTKPKVLLLDEPTRGIDVGAKAEVQALIDELAAEGLGVVLISSELEELLEGSDRIVVLKEGAVVGTIEGEDVTEGRLMQLLATSVADGGVQGGE, via the coding sequence GTGGACGAGAGCAGGACCGCTCCAGCAGCAGGACCTCCTGCCCTGGAGGTCGTCGGCGTCACCAAGCGGTTCCCGGGGGTGCTCGCCCTCGACGACGTGTCGTTCGCGCTGCACCCCGGGGAGGTGCACGCGCTGGTGGGGGAGAACGGCGCCGGCAAGTCCACGCTCATCAAGGTGCTGACCGGCGTCTACCAGCCGGACGCCGGCGAGCTGCGCCACGACGGGCAGCCCGTCCGCTTCGCCGGGCCCGCCGCGGCGCAGGCCGCCGGCATCAGCACGATCTACCAGGAGGTCAACCTGATCTCGCTGCAGAGCGTGGCCCGCAACGTCTTCCTGGGCCGTGAGCCGCGCCGGTTCGGCCTCATCGACTTCGCGCGCATGGAGCGCGACGCGCAGCGCGTGCTCGCGGACTACGGCGTACGCGTCGACGTGCGCCGCCCACTGCGCTCGCTCGGGCTCGGCATGCAGCAGATGGTCGCGCTGGCACGCGCCGTCTCCACGGACGCGCGCGTCGTCGTCATGGACGAGCCGACGAGCTCGCTCGAGCCGCGTGAGGTCGAGACGCTGTTCTCGGTCATCCAGCTGCTCAACGAGCGCGGGGTCGCCGTGCTCTACGTCAGCCACAAGATGGACGAGCTCTACCGCATCTGCCGCCAGGTGACGGTCATGCGCGACGGCCGGATCGTCCACACCGGCGAGCTCGCCGGTCTCCCGCGCCTCGAGCTCGTGTCGCTCATGCTCGGGCGCGACGCCTCCACGCTGCGCAACGGGCGCACGGAGCTCGGGGGCGGTCACGCCCGTCCGGGCCGGCCGGTCCTGTCGGTACGCGGCCTGCGCAGCCGCCACGCGCTGCACGGCGTCTCCTTCGACGTCGCGCCCGGCGAGGTCGTCGGCCTCGGCGGCCTGCTGGGCGCAGGCCGTAGCGAGACCGCGAAGGCGGTGTTCGGGGCGCTGCCGCTCGACAGCGGCGAGGTGCAGGTGGGCGAGAAGCCGCTGCGCCGGCACACGACGGGTGCGGCGCTCGACGCCGGTGTCGCCCTGCTGTCCGAGGACCGCAAGGTCGAGGGCATCATCCCCAACCTCTCCGTACGCGAGAACATCGTGCTGGCAGCACTTCCGCAGCTCTCGACGTTCGGGCTGGTGTCGCGGGCCAAGCAGGACCGGATCGTGGAGACGTTCATGCAGCGGCTCCGCATCAAGGCCTCCTCGCCGGACCAGCTCGTCTCGCAGCTGAGCGGGGGCAACCAGCAGAAGGTGCTGCTGGCGCGGTGGTTGTGCACCAAGCCCAAGGTGCTGCTGCTCGACGAGCCGACGCGCGGCATCGACGTCGGGGCCAAGGCCGAGGTGCAGGCGCTCATCGACGAGCTGGCCGCGGAGGGTCTCGGTGTGGTGCTGATCTCCAGCGAGCTGGAGGAGCTGCTCGAGGGCTCCGACCGCATCGTCGTGCTCAAGGAGGGTGCCGTGGTCGGCACGATCGAGGGGGAGGACGTGACGGAGGGCCGGCTCATGCAGCTGCTCGCGACCAGCGTGGCGGACGGCGGGGTGCAGGGTGGCGAGTAG
- a CDS encoding ABC transporter substrate-binding protein, translated as MTALSPNRLSAGRPTPVLRRAGIGIAAVALALTASGCAKSANDSASSSSGSGAAAPAAAASSGGDAASAAPAAGGDAASAAPAASGSGSGDGCTLQQTGATKIDLKDAVVGFSQSEPETAAFRIAETTSIEDEAKKLGVKKLLHTVANSNLQKQIADIQQMINQGAQALIVAPLNSDGLQPAFAAAAAKHIPVVTIDRKVTSQPCKDYLTFIGSNFVDQGKRAADQLIKVTGGKAKVAVLLGSSGNNVTTDRTSGFVDEVKTAPGITIVAQQTGDFARDKGQSVTETLLQAHPDITAIYAENDEMGLGALVAIKAAGKQPGKDIKLVSIDGTKNAVQAIVDGTYNAVIESNPRFGPLAFKTLQDFFSGQPIPASIVISDGQYTSDNAKTDVAKAF; from the coding sequence ATGACAGCGCTGTCACCCAACCGCCTGAGCGCCGGCCGTCCCACCCCCGTGCTGCGCCGCGCCGGCATCGGCATCGCCGCGGTCGCGCTCGCCCTGACGGCGAGCGGGTGCGCCAAGTCCGCGAACGACTCCGCGAGCAGCTCGAGCGGCAGCGGGGCCGCGGCTCCCGCGGCAGCCGCGAGCAGCGGGGGCGACGCCGCCTCGGCAGCACCTGCGGCCGGCGGGGACGCCGCCTCGGCCGCCCCGGCCGCCAGCGGCAGCGGGAGCGGCGACGGCTGCACCCTGCAGCAGACCGGCGCGACGAAGATCGACCTGAAGGACGCGGTCGTCGGCTTCTCCCAGTCCGAGCCGGAGACCGCCGCCTTCCGCATCGCCGAGACCACGTCGATCGAGGACGAGGCGAAGAAGCTCGGCGTCAAGAAGCTCCTGCACACCGTGGCGAACTCCAACCTGCAGAAGCAGATCGCCGACATCCAGCAGATGATCAACCAGGGCGCCCAGGCGCTCATCGTCGCGCCGCTCAACAGCGACGGGCTGCAGCCGGCCTTCGCGGCCGCCGCGGCGAAGCACATCCCGGTCGTCACCATCGACCGCAAGGTGACCTCGCAGCCCTGCAAGGACTACCTCACCTTCATCGGCTCCAACTTCGTCGACCAGGGCAAGCGCGCCGCAGACCAGCTCATCAAGGTCACCGGGGGCAAGGCCAAGGTCGCCGTGCTCCTGGGGTCGTCGGGCAACAACGTCACCACCGACCGCACGTCCGGGTTCGTCGACGAGGTGAAGACCGCCCCCGGCATCACGATCGTCGCCCAGCAGACGGGTGACTTCGCCCGCGACAAGGGCCAGTCCGTGACGGAGACGCTGCTGCAGGCGCACCCCGACATCACGGCGATCTACGCCGAGAACGACGAGATGGGCCTCGGTGCCCTGGTCGCGATCAAGGCCGCAGGGAAGCAGCCCGGCAAGGACATCAAGCTCGTCTCCATCGACGGGACGAAGAACGCCGTGCAGGCGATCGTGGACGGGACGTACAACGCGGTCATCGAGTCGAACCCGCGCTTCGGCCCGCTCGCCTTCAAGACCCTGCAGGACTTCTTCTCGGGCCAGCCGATCCCCGCGAGCATCGTCATCTCGGACGGCCAGTACACCTCGGACAACGCGAAGACCGACGTGGCGAAGGCCTTCTGA